The Rhinoderma darwinii isolate aRhiDar2 chromosome 11, aRhiDar2.hap1, whole genome shotgun sequence genome window below encodes:
- the LOC142663839 gene encoding intelectin-1-like, protein MWVHNLVVLSLAFFQVYSNQCQDASISEKKLKLLNMLVCWDENNWSGNPTGGSKYGHRSCKDIQNSNKNAKDGIYTLYTVDGVMYQTYCDMTTNGGGWTLVASVHENNMNGKCTVGDRWSSQDGSNPNNPKGDGNWANYATFGLPDGATSDDYKNPGYYDIVAKDLSLWHVPNCTPLSQWRNCSLLRYRTSCGFFTQEGGNLFYLYKKYPVVYNVGACLVNNGPAVPVVYDFGSAEKTASYYSPNGQKEFTAGYVQFRAINLERAALALCPGVKVTGCNVEHHCIGGGGYIPEDSPRQCGDFAAFDWDGYGSHVGWSTSKQITEAAVLLFYR, encoded by the exons ATGTGGGTACACAACCTGGTAGTCCTTTCCTTGGCATTTTTTCAAGTATACTCCAACCAATGTC AGGATGCTTCTATTTCTGAGAAAAAGCTAAAACTTCTGAACATGTTGGTTTGCTGGGATGAAAACAATTGGTCAGGCAATCCTACTGGTGGATCTAAATATGGGCACAGGAGCTGCAAGGATATCCAAAATTCCAATAAGAATGCAAAAG ACGGAATATACACGCTGTACACTGTAGATGGAGTGATGTATCAAACCTATTGTGATATGACAACCAATGGTGGAGGTTGGACATTGGTGGCCAGTGTCCATGAAAACAACATGAATGGTAAATGTACAGTCGGAGATCGCTGGTCCAGCCAGGATGGAAGCAACCCCAACAACCCTAAAGGAGATGGCAACTGGGCAAACTATGCTACATTTGGGCTACCTGATGGAGCTACCAGTGATGACTATAAG AATCCTGGCTATTATGATATTGTTGCGAAAGATCTGAGCTTGTGGCATGTTCCCAATTGTACACCCTTGTCACAGTGGAGAAATTGTTCTCTTCTGAGATACCGTACAAGCTGTGGTTTCTTTACTCAAGAGGGTGGTAACCTCTTCTACCTGTACAAA AAATATCCAGTGGTGTACAATGTTGGAGCCTGCCTTGTAAACAACGGACCCGCTGTTCCTGTTGTATATGACTTTGGAAGTGCTGAGAAGACCGCATCATATTACTCACCAAATGGGCAAA AAGAGTTCACTGCTGGTTATGTCCAGTTCCGGGCTATTAATTTGGAGAGAGCTGCCCTGGCTCTGTGTCCAGGTGTGAAGGTGACGGGATGTAATGTAGAACAT CACTGCATTGGAGGAGGAGGCTACATTCCAGAAGATTCCCCAAGACAGTGTGGGGACTTTGCAGCCTTTGACTGGGATGGTTATGGATCACATGTGGGATGGAGTACCAGCAAGCAGATAACTGAAGCAGCCGTCCTCCTGTTCTATCGTTAA